A region of Hoplias malabaricus isolate fHopMal1 chromosome 12, fHopMal1.hap1, whole genome shotgun sequence DNA encodes the following proteins:
- the LOC136710864 gene encoding serine/threonine-protein kinase Nek5 isoform X2, with protein MLNNSVELARTCVGTPYYLSPEICENRPYNNKTDIWSLGCVLYELCTLKHPFEGSSLKQLIVRICRGSYAPVSQRYSPELKLLLSQLFKVGPRDRPSINSLLKRPLLCTHISKHLDPQLMEEEFSHTVLHRVKPVSNLRHNAVPQRPGPVLKPGAPVRKLPPRPEWRPAIAKPSSPLYKPAPGHAAAMEVGKARGGNIQGQNVRPQAFGQYHAQLEQLQHRPYLHPPPLPPAAHEPTEPERPDRLNALEPYQLVAAAREEYLQRRQEANQYKLRAEKQLGLRPGTGDAAERYRCFGQQQLYEDRATPPQNVPQERVHIQQEYLKQLQQIRQRYQDEVREMRRRAEPKAEPKAGGTYLVERPEEKNTPVSRKERKPSDMEEALRKIREQNQRERRELQRKHKEQKGIMFEIKLQDEEAEGSEGKIRQKPDKEKTEEEDPLNQTLRFDATPELRLWNRPEKESEVNAEIRSEEQEGSSERGGGEECVKRRAWRQKAPQTLLNALENMEVSSLCSTASSSQTGGALQKEEKEPCPEGRRQWRDLPPDTLLKALAEAHLTFSTLGTTTSCDKDASKEEEEEKMQEEKETPEVGRLNTAADDGNDDSDVEVDEERLEPRSDDDDTNFEESEDELREEVADSMRNLFTEGDDDDTVDGLKLEEEATEVIEKCEESSVKEGITDPSTEAESELQTGQEQAALNLKPEQNQLVGTS; from the exons ATGTTAAACAA TTCAGTGGAGCTGGCACGAACCTGCGTGGGGACGCCATATTACCTCTCTCCAGAAATCTGCGAGAACAGACCGTACAACAACAAAAC GGATATCTGGTCTCTTGGCTGTGTTCTCTATGAACTCTGCACACTCAAACATCCG tttGAAGGCAGCAGTCTAAAGCAGTTGATAGTGCGGATCTGTAGGGGGAGCTATGCTCCAGTGTCCCAGCGCTACAGCCCTGAGCTCAAGCTGCTGCTCTCACAGCTGTTTAAGGTGGGGCCCAGAGATCGGCCCTCCATCAACTCCCTGCTCAAACGACCTCTGCTGTGCACACATATTAGCAAACATCTGGACCCACAG CTAATGGAGGAGGAGTTTAGCCACACAGTTCTGCACAGAGTCAAACCTGTGTCAAACCTCAGACACAATGCAG TCCCACAGAGACCTGGCCCAGTGCTGAAGCCTGGAGCTCCAGTGAGAAAACTGCCCCCCAGACCTGAATGGAGGCCTGCTATAGCCAAGCCTTCCAGCCCCCTCTACAAG CCAGCTCCAGGCCATGCAGCAGCGATGGAGGTGGGAAAAGCTCGAGGAGGAAACATCCAGGGGCAGAACGTTCGTCCACAAGCCTTTGGACAGTACCACGCTCAGTTAGAGCAACTACAGCACAGGCCttatcttcatcctcctcctctccctccagcAGCACATGAGCCCACAGAACCAGAGAGACCAGACCGGCTTAACGCCCTGGAGCCATaccagct TGTGGCTGCGGCAAGAGAGGAATACCTGCAGAGGAGACAAGAGGCCAATCAGTACAAACTGAGAGCAGAGAAACAGCTG GGTCTGAGACCAGGGACAGGAGATGCTGCTGAACGATACAGATGTTTTGGTCAACAACAGCTGTATGAAGATAGAGCCACTCCACCTCAGAATGTCCCACAGGAAAGAGTACACATACAACAG gagTATCTGAAACAGCTGCAGCAGATCAGACAGCGCTACCAGGATGAAGTGAGAGAGATGAGACGGAGAGCTGAGCCCAAG GCCGAGCCTAAAGCAGGTGGGACATACCTAGTGGAGCGTCCTGAGGAGAAAAACACACCTGTGTCCAGAAAAGAGCGGaag CCCTCAGACATGGAGGAAGCTCTGAGGAAGATTCGAGAGCAAAAccaaagagagaggagagagctgcagagaaaacacaaagaGCAG AAGGGAATCATGTTCGAGATCAAGCTGCAGGATGAGGAGGCTGAAGGGAGCGAAGGGAAAATAAGACAGAAACcagacaaagagaaaacagaagag GAGGACCCTCTGAATCAGACACTGAGGTTTGATGCCACTCCCGAGCTTCGACTCTGGAACAGACCTGAGAAGGAGAGCGAGGTCAATGCGGAGATCAGGTCTGAGGAACAGGAAGGAAgcagtgagagaggaggaggagaggagtgtgtgaaaAGAAGAGCCTGGAGACAGAAGGCTCCCCAGACTCTGCTCAATGCTCTGGAAAACATGGAGGTGTCATCTCTCTGTTCTACAGCAAGTTCATCACAAACAG GCGGAGCTCTtcagaaggaggagaaggaacCATGTCCTGAGGGGCGGAGACAGTGGAGGGACCTCCCCCCAGACACTCTCCTTAAAGCTTTGGCTGAGGCTCATCTCACCTTCTCTACACTGG GAACGACCACATCTTGTGACAAAGATGCTTctaaggaagaggaggaggagaagatgCAGGAGGAAAAAGAGACACCAGAAGTTGGAAGATTGAATACTGCAGCAGATGATGGTAATGATGACTCTGATGTGGAGGTGGACGAGGAGCGATTGGAGCCCAGGTCTGATGACGATGACAC GAACTTTGAGGAGTCTGAGGACGAGCTGAGGGAGGAAGTGGCGGACTCTATGAGAAACCTCTTCACAGAAGGGGACGATGATGATACTGTAGATGGATTGAAGTTGGAAGAGGAAGCAACAGAAGTGATAGAAAAATGTGAGGAAAGCAGTGTTAAAGAGGGCATCACAGACCCCTCCACAGAAGCAGAGTCAGAGCTGCAGACTGGGCAAGAACAGGCAGCACTGAACTTAAAGCCAGAGCAGAACCAGCTGGTGGGAACATCATAA
- the med4 gene encoding mediator of RNA polymerase II transcription subunit 4: MILQNPQKEKDKKAVKIMASSEKSTKEKLLSALNDIDVLSRELIEMLALSRTQKLPQPGEDTQVLELLVQRDREFQELMHTAVEQGRIHQEMQQLEKEAEKRDSDIQLLQKQLKEAEHILATAVYQAKEKLKSIDKARKGSISSEEIIKYAHRISASNAVCAPLNWVPGDPRRPYPTDLEMRSGMLGHMSNLPTNGVNGHLPGDALAAGRLPDVLAPQYPWQSSDVSMGMLPPHHGNDFGLEPPGHNKENEDDVEAMSTDSSSSSSDSD, encoded by the exons ATGATCCTCCAGAATCCACAGAAGGAGAAAGACAAAAAAGCGGTGAAGATAATGGCGTCGAGTGAGAAATCAACAAAAGAGAAGCTCCTTTCTGCGCTCAACGACATCGATGTTTTATCCCG agaGCTGATAGAGATGCTGGCACTCTCACGAACCCAAAAGTTACCCCAGCCTGGAGAGGACACTCAG GTGCTAGAGCTGTTGgttcagagagatagagagttcCAGGAGCTGATGCACACGGCTGTGGAGCAGGGAAGGATCCACCAGGAGATGCAGCAGCTGGAGAAAGAAGCGGAGAAGAGAGACAGCGACATCCAGCTGTTGCAGAAGCAGCTCAAAGAGGCCGAGCACATCCTG GCCACTGCTGTGTACCAGGCCAAAGAGAAGCTCAAGTCCATCGATAAGGCCAGAAAAG gcaGCATCTCTTCAGAGGAAATCATTAAGTATGCACACAGGATCAGCGCCAGTAACGCAGTTTGTGCTCCTCTGAACTGGGTCCCAG GGGACCCACGAAGGCCTTATCCCACAGACCTGGAGATGCGCAGCGGGATGCTGGGACACATGAGCAACTTGCCGACCAATGGAGTGAATGGACACTTGCCAGGCGATGCCTTGGCTGCTGGGAGATTACCAG ACGTGCTCGCTCCTCAGTATCCCTGGCAGTCCTCCGACGTTTCCATGGGGATGCTGCCCCCTCACCACGGCAACGATTTTGGCCTTGAGCCGCCGGGACACAACAAGGAGAACGAGGATGATGTGGAGGCAATGAGCACCGACTcgtccagcagcagcagcgacTCGGACTGA
- the LOC136710400 gene encoding histone-lysine N-methyltransferase PRDM9-like: MKKETLHLETYTHRIHLSNRAMINCVKEEDRDDHFYCEACRSYFTKECEVHGPAVFIADTPVPVGVPDRARKTLPYGLEILRSSISGSGLGVFNQAQTISVGLHFGPYQGDVTDREEAMDSSYAWVVYKRRQQVEYIDGKRETHANWMRYVNCARNEEEQNLVAFQYQGGILYRCCRPIKSGQELLVWYSEDYARNLGITFDYLWNTKCSAKETDNVLPQVFSCTLCPLSYTAQIYLHKHIRRCHQEEYVRLLKSGEIKYEDLAPQRGSSVLQTPCFSLLTDIPHRQIPKYTDHERTYYCSECGKSFHHPSNLQKHKRIHAVEKPYECPECGKSFIGSGSLKLHRRTHTGEKPYLCSECGKSFAQVSNLQRHKRIHTGERPYECVECGMSFTQTSSLKAHKRIHEGEKPYLCSECGKSFNRQGHLKLHQLIHTGQKPHYCSECGKTFNQQSNLQRHQRIHTGEKPYRCSECGKSFTTQTHLQQHQRIHTGEKPYHCSECGKNFALLSILQLHKRIHTGEKPYVCSECGKGFTINTSLQRHQHVHTGEKPYFCPQCGKSFTQQSSLQKHQRVHTESFRHTNSPRMIKCSEGGESV, translated from the exons ATGAAGAAAGAAACTTTGCATCTGGAAACCTACACTCACAGAATTCATCTCAGTAATAGAGCGATGATTAACTGCGTTAAAGAAGAGGACAGAGATGACCATTTCT ACTGTGAGGCGTGCAGATCATACTTTACAAAAGAGTGTGAGGTTCATGGTCCCGCTGTCTTCATCGCTGATACGCCTGTCCCTGTGGGGGTCCCTGACAGAGCCAGAAAGACCCTTCCGTACGGTCTGGAGATTCTGAGATCCAGTATTTCTGGCTCGGGTCTGGGAGTGTTTAACCAGGCTCAGACTATTTCTGTCGGCCTGCATTTCGGGCCGTACCAGGGTGATGTGACGGACAGAGAGGAAGCTATGGACAGCAGCTACGCTTGGGTG GTATACAAGAGAAGACAGCAGGTGGAATACATAGATGGCAAAAGAGAAACTCACGCTAACTGGATGAG GTATGTGAATTGTGCTCGTAATGAAGAAGAACAGAATCTGGTAGCGTTCCAGTATCAAGGAGGGATTCTGTATCGTTGCTGTCGACCCATTAAATCAGGACAGGAGCTGCTGGTGTGGTACTCCGAGGATTATGCCAGAAATCTGGGCATTACGTTTGACTACCTCTGGAACACAAAGTGCTCCGCAAAAG AAACAGACAATGTCCTCCCGCAAGTCTTCTCCTGCACCCTGTGTCCGCTTTCTTACACGGCTCAGAtttatctccacaaacacaTCAGGAGATGTCACCAGGAGGAGTATGTGAGGCTGCTGAAATCAGGAGAGATTAAATATGAGGATCTGGCACCTCAAAGGGGATCCAGTGTTCTGCAAACGCCATGTTTTTCTCTTCTTACTGACATCCCTCACCGACAGATTCCAAAATACACAGACCACGAGAGAACCTACtactgctcagagtgtgggaagagctttCATCACCCGAGTAATCTCCAGAAACACAAGCGCATCCATGCTGTAGAGAAGCCGTACGAGTGTCcggagtgtgggaagagctttATCGGCAGCGGGAGCCTCAAACTGCACCGGCGAACccacacaggagagaagccCTACctctgctcagagtgtgggaagagctttGCTCAAGTGAGTAACCTCCAGAGACACaagcgcattcacactggagaaagGCCCTACGAGTGTGtcgagtgtgggatgagttttactcaAACCAGCAGCCTTAAAGCACACAAGCGCATTCACGAGGGAGAGAAGCCTTATCTCTGTTCcgagtgtgggaagagctttAATCGACAGGGTCACCTTAAACTGCACCAGCTCATTCACACCGGTCAGAAGCCCCATTACTGCTCAGAGTGCGGGAAGACCTTCAACCAACAGAGCAACCTTCAGCGGCACCAGAggattcacaccggagagaaaccatatcgatgttcagagtgtgggaagagctttACAACGCAGACACACCTCCAGCAGCACCAGCGTATTCACACCGGAGAAAAACCCTAtcactgctcagagtgtggcaagaACTTCGCTCTCCTCAGCATCCTCCAGCTTCACAAGCGAATCCACACTGGAGAAAAACCCTACgtctgttcagagtgtgggaaaggTTTCACTATCAACACCAGCCTCCAGAGACACCAGCATGTCCACACCGGGGAAAAGCCCTATTTCTGCCCGCAATGTGGGAAGAGCTTTACTCAGCAGAGCAGCCTCCAGAAGCACCAGCGCGTTCACACCGAGAGCTTCAGACACACAAACTCCCCGAGGATGATCAAGTGCAGTGAAGGAGGTGAAAGTGTATGA
- the LOC136710864 gene encoding serine/threonine-protein kinase Nek5 isoform X1 produces MDEYDLIRLIGRGAFGKALLVKEKSGNSRPCVIKQIDWSRMSPKEREASKKEVTLLSKMKHPNIVAFFRSFIEKENLYIVMEYCDGGDLMKKISMQRGQPFTEGQIVNWFVQICLGLKHIHDRKVLHRDIKSQNIFLTQGGAKVKLGDFGIARMLNNSVELARTCVGTPYYLSPEICENRPYNNKTDIWSLGCVLYELCTLKHPFEGSSLKQLIVRICRGSYAPVSQRYSPELKLLLSQLFKVGPRDRPSINSLLKRPLLCTHISKHLDPQLMEEEFSHTVLHRVKPVSNLRHNAVPQRPGPVLKPGAPVRKLPPRPEWRPAIAKPSSPLYKPAPGHAAAMEVGKARGGNIQGQNVRPQAFGQYHAQLEQLQHRPYLHPPPLPPAAHEPTEPERPDRLNALEPYQLVAAAREEYLQRRQEANQYKLRAEKQLGLRPGTGDAAERYRCFGQQQLYEDRATPPQNVPQERVHIQQEYLKQLQQIRQRYQDEVREMRRRAEPKAEPKAGGTYLVERPEEKNTPVSRKERKPSDMEEALRKIREQNQRERRELQRKHKEQKGIMFEIKLQDEEAEGSEGKIRQKPDKEKTEEEDPLNQTLRFDATPELRLWNRPEKESEVNAEIRSEEQEGSSERGGGEECVKRRAWRQKAPQTLLNALENMEVSSLCSTASSSQTGGALQKEEKEPCPEGRRQWRDLPPDTLLKALAEAHLTFSTLGTTTSCDKDASKEEEEEKMQEEKETPEVGRLNTAADDGNDDSDVEVDEERLEPRSDDDDTNFEESEDELREEVADSMRNLFTEGDDDDTVDGLKLEEEATEVIEKCEESSVKEGITDPSTEAESELQTGQEQAALNLKPEQNQLVGTS; encoded by the exons ATGGACGAGTATGATCTGATCCGTCTGATTGGCCGTGGAGCATTTGGTAAAGCTCTGCTGGTCAAAGAGAAAAGCGGGAACTCAAGGCCATGTGTCATCAAACAAATCGACTGGAGCAGA atgtCTCCCAAAGAAAGAGAAGCCTCCAAAAAGGAAGTGACTCTGTTGTCCAAGATGAAACATCCCAACATTGTTGCTTTCTTCAGGTCTTTTATTG agaaagAGAATCTCTATATAGTGATGGAGTACTGTGATGGTGGGGATCTGATGAAGAAGATCTCCATGCAGCGAGGACAGCCATTCACAGAAGGGCAG ATCGTGAACTGGTTTGTTCAGATATGTCTGGGACTAAAACACATCCATGACAGGAAGGTCCTGCACAGAGACATTAAATCTCAG AATATATTCCTCACCCAAGGAGGTGCTAAAGTCAAGCTGGGAGATTTTGGCATCGCCAGAATGTTAAACAA TTCAGTGGAGCTGGCACGAACCTGCGTGGGGACGCCATATTACCTCTCTCCAGAAATCTGCGAGAACAGACCGTACAACAACAAAAC GGATATCTGGTCTCTTGGCTGTGTTCTCTATGAACTCTGCACACTCAAACATCCG tttGAAGGCAGCAGTCTAAAGCAGTTGATAGTGCGGATCTGTAGGGGGAGCTATGCTCCAGTGTCCCAGCGCTACAGCCCTGAGCTCAAGCTGCTGCTCTCACAGCTGTTTAAGGTGGGGCCCAGAGATCGGCCCTCCATCAACTCCCTGCTCAAACGACCTCTGCTGTGCACACATATTAGCAAACATCTGGACCCACAG CTAATGGAGGAGGAGTTTAGCCACACAGTTCTGCACAGAGTCAAACCTGTGTCAAACCTCAGACACAATGCAG TCCCACAGAGACCTGGCCCAGTGCTGAAGCCTGGAGCTCCAGTGAGAAAACTGCCCCCCAGACCTGAATGGAGGCCTGCTATAGCCAAGCCTTCCAGCCCCCTCTACAAG CCAGCTCCAGGCCATGCAGCAGCGATGGAGGTGGGAAAAGCTCGAGGAGGAAACATCCAGGGGCAGAACGTTCGTCCACAAGCCTTTGGACAGTACCACGCTCAGTTAGAGCAACTACAGCACAGGCCttatcttcatcctcctcctctccctccagcAGCACATGAGCCCACAGAACCAGAGAGACCAGACCGGCTTAACGCCCTGGAGCCATaccagct TGTGGCTGCGGCAAGAGAGGAATACCTGCAGAGGAGACAAGAGGCCAATCAGTACAAACTGAGAGCAGAGAAACAGCTG GGTCTGAGACCAGGGACAGGAGATGCTGCTGAACGATACAGATGTTTTGGTCAACAACAGCTGTATGAAGATAGAGCCACTCCACCTCAGAATGTCCCACAGGAAAGAGTACACATACAACAG gagTATCTGAAACAGCTGCAGCAGATCAGACAGCGCTACCAGGATGAAGTGAGAGAGATGAGACGGAGAGCTGAGCCCAAG GCCGAGCCTAAAGCAGGTGGGACATACCTAGTGGAGCGTCCTGAGGAGAAAAACACACCTGTGTCCAGAAAAGAGCGGaag CCCTCAGACATGGAGGAAGCTCTGAGGAAGATTCGAGAGCAAAAccaaagagagaggagagagctgcagagaaaacacaaagaGCAG AAGGGAATCATGTTCGAGATCAAGCTGCAGGATGAGGAGGCTGAAGGGAGCGAAGGGAAAATAAGACAGAAACcagacaaagagaaaacagaagag GAGGACCCTCTGAATCAGACACTGAGGTTTGATGCCACTCCCGAGCTTCGACTCTGGAACAGACCTGAGAAGGAGAGCGAGGTCAATGCGGAGATCAGGTCTGAGGAACAGGAAGGAAgcagtgagagaggaggaggagaggagtgtgtgaaaAGAAGAGCCTGGAGACAGAAGGCTCCCCAGACTCTGCTCAATGCTCTGGAAAACATGGAGGTGTCATCTCTCTGTTCTACAGCAAGTTCATCACAAACAG GCGGAGCTCTtcagaaggaggagaaggaacCATGTCCTGAGGGGCGGAGACAGTGGAGGGACCTCCCCCCAGACACTCTCCTTAAAGCTTTGGCTGAGGCTCATCTCACCTTCTCTACACTGG GAACGACCACATCTTGTGACAAAGATGCTTctaaggaagaggaggaggagaagatgCAGGAGGAAAAAGAGACACCAGAAGTTGGAAGATTGAATACTGCAGCAGATGATGGTAATGATGACTCTGATGTGGAGGTGGACGAGGAGCGATTGGAGCCCAGGTCTGATGACGATGACAC GAACTTTGAGGAGTCTGAGGACGAGCTGAGGGAGGAAGTGGCGGACTCTATGAGAAACCTCTTCACAGAAGGGGACGATGATGATACTGTAGATGGATTGAAGTTGGAAGAGGAAGCAACAGAAGTGATAGAAAAATGTGAGGAAAGCAGTGTTAAAGAGGGCATCACAGACCCCTCCACAGAAGCAGAGTCAGAGCTGCAGACTGGGCAAGAACAGGCAGCACTGAACTTAAAGCCAGAGCAGAACCAGCTGGTGGGAACATCATAA
- the itm2bb gene encoding integral membrane protein 2Bb isoform X2 yields MVKVTFNTALAQKDVKKDSETLISGEKDPEEAAYVVRRSCHWCIWLGLFFILSGLLVVGGYLYKVYAMKNEQVWTCGVAYMDEDFYNMFDEEEEVVSPSYSMGLRHINETFEVLQDDEVELITVPVPEFGDSDPADIVHDFSEKLTAYLDLSLDKCYVIPLNTSVVMPPRDLLDLLVKIKTGVYLPQTYLVREEMMVTEEVDDVEQLGFFINRLCGNKETYKLQRRETILGMQKREALNCRKIRHFENEFVMETMICEP; encoded by the exons ATGGTCAAAGTGACTTTTAACACGGCTCTGGCCCAGAAAGATGTGAAGAAGGACAGCGAGACGCTCATTTCGGGCGAGAAG gacCCTGAGGAGGCAGCGTATGTGGTGCGCAGGTCATGTCACTGGTGTATTTGGCTGGGATTGTTCTTCATCCTCTCAGGTTTGCTGGTGGTCGGTGGTTACCTCTACAAGGTCTACGCCATGAAG aacgAGCAGGTGTGGACATGTGGCGTGGCCTACATGGATGAGGACTTTTATAACATGTTTGATGAGGAAGAGGAAGTGGTGTCGCCGAGCTACTCTATGGGTCTGAGGCATATAAACGAGACGTTTGAGGTGCTGCAGGACGACGAGGTGGAGTTGATCACCGTCCCAGTCCCAGAATTTGGTGACAGCGACCCCGCCGACATCGTCCATGACTTCAGcgag AAACTGACTGCCTATCTGGACCTGAGTCTGGATAAGTGCTATGTGATCCCTTTGAACACCTCCGTGGTCATGCCCCCCAGAGACCTGCTGGACCTTCTGGTCAAGATTAAG ACCGGTGTCTACCTGCCACAGACATACCTGGTGCGTGAGGAGATGATGGTGACAGAGGAAGTGGACGATGTGGAGCAACTAGGCTTTTTCATCAACAGACTGTGTGGAAACAAAGAAACGTACAAACTACAGCGTAGAGAAACTATACTGG GAATGCAGAAGCGTGAGGCTCTGAACTGCCGCAAGATCCGCCATTTCGAGAACGAATTCGTGATGGAGACCATGATCTGCGAGCCGTGA
- the itm2bb gene encoding integral membrane protein 2Bb isoform X1 — MVKVTFNTALAQKDVKKDSETLISGEKDPEEAAYVVRRSCHWCIWLGLFFILSGLLVVGGYLYKVYAMKEGVESYFASNRSPGLTTIENEQVWTCGVAYMDEDFYNMFDEEEEVVSPSYSMGLRHINETFEVLQDDEVELITVPVPEFGDSDPADIVHDFSEKLTAYLDLSLDKCYVIPLNTSVVMPPRDLLDLLVKIKTGVYLPQTYLVREEMMVTEEVDDVEQLGFFINRLCGNKETYKLQRRETILGMQKREALNCRKIRHFENEFVMETMICEP; from the exons ATGGTCAAAGTGACTTTTAACACGGCTCTGGCCCAGAAAGATGTGAAGAAGGACAGCGAGACGCTCATTTCGGGCGAGAAG gacCCTGAGGAGGCAGCGTATGTGGTGCGCAGGTCATGTCACTGGTGTATTTGGCTGGGATTGTTCTTCATCCTCTCAGGTTTGCTGGTGGTCGGTGGTTACCTCTACAAGGTCTACGCCATGAAG gagGGAGTCGAAAGTTATTTTGCTTCTAATAGATCACCAGGGCTGACAACTATTGAG aacgAGCAGGTGTGGACATGTGGCGTGGCCTACATGGATGAGGACTTTTATAACATGTTTGATGAGGAAGAGGAAGTGGTGTCGCCGAGCTACTCTATGGGTCTGAGGCATATAAACGAGACGTTTGAGGTGCTGCAGGACGACGAGGTGGAGTTGATCACCGTCCCAGTCCCAGAATTTGGTGACAGCGACCCCGCCGACATCGTCCATGACTTCAGcgag AAACTGACTGCCTATCTGGACCTGAGTCTGGATAAGTGCTATGTGATCCCTTTGAACACCTCCGTGGTCATGCCCCCCAGAGACCTGCTGGACCTTCTGGTCAAGATTAAG ACCGGTGTCTACCTGCCACAGACATACCTGGTGCGTGAGGAGATGATGGTGACAGAGGAAGTGGACGATGTGGAGCAACTAGGCTTTTTCATCAACAGACTGTGTGGAAACAAAGAAACGTACAAACTACAGCGTAGAGAAACTATACTGG GAATGCAGAAGCGTGAGGCTCTGAACTGCCGCAAGATCCGCCATTTCGAGAACGAATTCGTGATGGAGACCATGATCTGCGAGCCGTGA